The following coding sequences lie in one Pseudomonas monsensis genomic window:
- a CDS encoding ShlB/FhaC/HecB family hemolysin secretion/activation protein: protein MEPIFKSRLALWGWLLVTAGAQPVLAEEAGESAAAQRLVDVNEYFVRGNTVLDARAIEEAVYPFLGPQKALSDIEGARDALQKVYQQRGYQSVFVELPEQAVADGIVYLQVSETKVGRVRVVGAKHYSPLDIRDNVPALKEGEVPDFAKVQGELAQLNKTPGRQVMPLVREGQRPGTMDVDLQVEDQNPWSASVGLNNDYSADTEKLRAVTSLGYNNLWQLGHSINLTYFTAPQDTDNAKVWSGSYTAPLTERWSVQFSGYQSDSNVATIGGSNVLGKGHSYGVSAIYTLPSSGNWSNSLSAGIDFKDFDERLTLSGESDKVPLQYAPFTFAYNGFRYTEKSQLGLGLSLVAATRSIFGYGSSDEDFDYKRYRAKPSFAVLKGDTNYTWTFDSDWQSASKAAFQLASGPLVSNEQFSAGGATSVRGYLAAERTADDGLLLSQEVRTPSLAKYAGSWMQDWRFYAFAEGAQLYLRDELPDQDASYALASVGLGTRASLSKWLSGSLDWGYPLLEGPNTSKQESRLHFNLQATF, encoded by the coding sequence GTGGAACCGATTTTCAAGTCACGGCTGGCGCTGTGGGGCTGGCTGCTGGTGACGGCGGGTGCGCAGCCGGTATTGGCCGAAGAGGCTGGCGAAAGCGCGGCGGCGCAGCGTCTGGTCGACGTCAACGAATACTTCGTGCGTGGCAACACCGTGCTCGATGCGCGGGCGATCGAGGAGGCGGTGTATCCGTTTCTCGGCCCACAAAAAGCCCTGAGCGACATCGAAGGCGCACGGGATGCGTTGCAGAAGGTTTATCAGCAGCGCGGCTATCAGTCGGTGTTCGTCGAGTTGCCGGAGCAAGCCGTGGCCGACGGCATCGTTTATCTGCAAGTCAGCGAAACCAAGGTCGGCCGGGTGCGTGTGGTCGGCGCCAAACACTATTCGCCGCTGGACATCCGCGACAACGTCCCGGCGCTGAAAGAAGGCGAGGTGCCGGACTTCGCCAAGGTGCAAGGCGAGCTGGCGCAACTCAACAAAACCCCGGGCCGGCAAGTGATGCCGTTGGTGCGCGAAGGCCAGCGCCCCGGCACCATGGACGTCGATTTGCAGGTCGAAGACCAGAACCCGTGGAGCGCCAGCGTCGGCCTCAACAACGACTACAGCGCCGACACCGAAAAGCTCCGCGCCGTGACCAGCCTCGGCTACAACAACCTCTGGCAGCTCGGCCACAGCATTAACCTGACGTACTTCACCGCGCCGCAGGACACCGATAACGCCAAGGTCTGGTCGGGTTCCTACACCGCGCCGTTGACCGAGCGCTGGAGCGTGCAGTTCTCCGGATACCAGTCCGACAGCAACGTCGCCACCATCGGCGGCAGCAACGTGCTCGGCAAGGGCCACAGCTATGGCGTGTCGGCGATCTACACACTGCCATCGAGTGGCAACTGGTCGAACTCGCTGTCGGCCGGCATCGACTTCAAGGACTTCGACGAGCGCCTGACGCTGTCCGGAGAAAGCGACAAGGTGCCGCTGCAGTACGCGCCGTTCACCTTCGCCTACAACGGCTTCCGTTACACCGAAAAGAGTCAGCTCGGCCTCGGCCTGAGCCTGGTCGCCGCCACTCGCAGCATCTTCGGCTACGGCAGTTCTGACGAGGATTTCGACTACAAACGCTATCGCGCCAAACCGAGTTTCGCCGTGCTCAAGGGCGATACCAATTACACCTGGACCTTCGACAGCGACTGGCAGAGCGCAAGCAAAGCCGCATTCCAGCTGGCCTCGGGGCCCTTGGTGTCCAACGAACAATTCTCCGCCGGCGGCGCGACCTCGGTGCGTGGCTACCTGGCCGCCGAACGCACCGCAGATGACGGCTTGCTGCTCAGTCAGGAAGTGCGCACGCCGTCACTGGCCAAATACGCCGGCAGCTGGATGCAGGACTGGCGCTTCTACGCCTTTGCCGAAGGCGCGCAGTTGTACCTGCGCGACGAACTGCCAGACCAGGACGCCAGTTACGCCCTGGCCAGTGTCGGCCTCGGCACCCGCGCCAGCCTGAGCAAATGGCTGTCCGGCAGCCTCGACTGGGGCTACCCGCTACTCGAAGGGCCGAACACCTCGAAACAGGAATCGCGCCTGCACTTCAACCTTCAAGCCACTTTCTAA
- a CDS encoding transposase produces the protein MGTMERYSKVGMQELDQRLSKIVEAARKKPVSVYRYGAPWVWIVSQDDWQGALKEVSSYIPPGHSLVLLRPQIDDLLDAHQGLLHDLNAEPGMLIPAQTVMHILLLQLLYSVPSEQQLYEQLNYNLLFRWFVGLGLNQKVWSFNVLSRDIATLLNEPRAVLLIQKIIGEVFCGALLQMPEFSLNFALLHTWLGKHACASTASN, from the coding sequence ATGGGGACTATGGAACGCTACTCGAAAGTGGGCATGCAGGAACTCGATCAACGTCTGTCGAAGATCGTTGAAGCCGCGCGCAAGAAGCCGGTGTCGGTGTATCGCTACGGCGCACCGTGGGTCTGGATCGTTTCGCAGGATGACTGGCAGGGCGCCTTGAAAGAGGTCTCCAGCTACATTCCGCCGGGCCATTCGCTGGTGTTGCTGCGCCCGCAGATCGACGATTTGCTCGACGCCCACCAGGGCCTTCTGCACGACCTCAATGCCGAGCCCGGCATGCTCATTCCCGCGCAAACGGTCATGCACATTCTGCTTCTGCAACTGCTGTATTCGGTGCCCAGCGAACAGCAACTTTACGAACAGCTCAATTACAACCTGCTGTTCCGCTGGTTCGTCGGCCTGGGCCTGAACCAGAAAGTCTGGAGCTTCAACGTCCTCAGTCGCGACATCGCCACGCTGCTCAACGAGCCGCGCGCGGTGCTGCTCATTCAAAAAATCATCGGCGAAGTGTTCTGCGGTGCCTTGCTGCAAATGCCCGAGTTCTCCTTGAACTTCGCGCTGTTGCACACGTGGCTGGGCAAGCACGCCTGCGCTTCGACAGCCAGCAATTGA
- a CDS encoding DSD1 family PLP-dependent enzyme produces the protein MRPGDRGSPYSEYFRALNRELKEKGPMRPVLLIDLDRLDHNIDVVMQSVQRGGKQLRLVEKSLPSPGLLSYIAQRAGTQKLMSFHQPFLNHDAVTFPQSDILLGKPLPVRSAALFYQTHKGPFDPGKQLQWLLDSPERLQQYLALAQGLGTRMRINIELDVGLHRGGVSDVNVLGQMLALINANPQHLEFAGFMGYDPFVGMGVPGILGSPEELFAKVMVIYQRCVDFTRQQFPALWHDGLCLNTAGSPSYRIHENETLSSEVSVGTAMLKPTHYDLPSLVEHVPAAYIATPVLKSTGAVNIPALDNKSRLFSWWDQNQRQTFFIYGGNWMAEFESPPGLQSNSVYGRSSNQEMVNGSSAVGLTVEDQVFLRPTQTEAVLLQFGDLLAVRNGKIVDTWPVYT, from the coding sequence CTGAGGCCGGGTGATCGCGGCTCGCCTTACAGTGAATATTTCCGTGCGCTGAACCGTGAGCTCAAAGAGAAAGGGCCGATGCGCCCGGTGCTGCTGATTGATCTGGACCGCCTCGATCACAACATTGATGTGGTGATGCAGTCGGTGCAGCGCGGCGGCAAGCAGCTGCGCCTGGTGGAAAAGTCGCTGCCGTCGCCGGGGCTGTTGAGCTACATCGCGCAGCGTGCGGGGACGCAAAAGCTGATGTCGTTTCATCAGCCGTTTCTCAACCACGATGCGGTGACGTTCCCGCAGTCGGACATCTTGCTCGGCAAGCCGCTGCCGGTACGTTCCGCTGCGCTGTTTTATCAAACCCACAAGGGCCCGTTCGATCCGGGCAAGCAATTGCAATGGTTACTCGACAGCCCCGAGCGCTTACAGCAATACCTCGCGTTGGCTCAGGGGCTGGGCACGCGGATGCGGATCAACATCGAGCTGGACGTGGGACTGCACCGCGGCGGCGTCAGTGATGTGAATGTGCTGGGGCAGATGCTCGCGCTGATCAACGCCAACCCGCAGCATCTGGAATTCGCCGGGTTCATGGGCTATGACCCGTTCGTGGGCATGGGCGTGCCGGGGATTCTGGGTTCGCCCGAAGAGCTGTTTGCCAAGGTCATGGTGATTTATCAGCGTTGCGTGGATTTCACTCGCCAGCAATTTCCGGCGTTGTGGCACGACGGTTTGTGCCTGAATACCGCCGGCAGCCCGAGTTATCGCATCCATGAAAACGAAACGCTCAGCAGCGAAGTCTCGGTGGGCACGGCGATGCTCAAACCGACGCACTACGACTTGCCGTCGTTGGTCGAGCACGTGCCGGCAGCCTACATCGCCACGCCGGTTTTGAAGAGCACGGGCGCGGTGAATATTCCGGCGCTGGATAACAAGTCGAGACTGTTCTCGTGGTGGGATCAGAACCAGCGCCAGACCTTTTTCATTTACGGCGGCAACTGGATGGCCGAGTTCGAATCGCCGCCCGGATTGCAAAGCAACAGTGTCTACGGCCGAAGTTCGAATCAGGAGATGGTTAACGGCTCCAGTGCCGTTGGCCTGACAGTCGAAGACCAGGTTTTCCTGCGGCCAACCCAGACCGAAGCCGTCCTTCTGCAATTCGGTGATTTGCTGGCGGTGCGCAACGGCAAAATCGTCGACACCTGGCCTGTCTACACCTGA
- a CDS encoding D-arabinono-1,4-lactone oxidase: MATNPALGQLMRAPRLIPWRNWSGGQSCLPAARLAPKNLDELTQVIRQAQGKIRPVGSAHSFSALVPTDGTLLSLSYFNGLLDHDPNTLQAEFAAGTPMSRMGQPLKDIGQALQNMADIDYQTLAGAIATSTHGTGKTFQSYSAHVCAMQLVTASGEVLDCDSQRHRDVFNASRVSLGALGVATKIRLQNRPAYRLREHQWIARTEELLEDLDKNTRENQHWEMLVVTHSDYALSIALNETSDPATPPIPPDEEGGNEFVTLIEKIDKYGSDFPDLRRTLLNSLRHLASFEDRVGDSFDIYANVRTVRFNEMEYSVPAEQGPACLREILKLIQDKDLRTWFPIEYRYVKADDIPLSMFEGRDSCSISVHQHYQMDHHNLFAAIEPIFWKYNGRPHWGKLHTLNARTLQPLYPRWREFVEVRQALDPSGKFLNAHLSSILGVS; the protein is encoded by the coding sequence CTGGCGACGAACCCGGCCTTGGGCCAATTGATGCGCGCGCCACGACTGATTCCCTGGCGCAACTGGTCGGGCGGGCAGAGTTGCCTGCCGGCGGCACGGCTGGCGCCGAAGAACCTCGATGAGTTGACTCAAGTGATCCGTCAGGCGCAGGGCAAGATCCGCCCCGTAGGCTCGGCGCATTCGTTCAGCGCGCTGGTGCCCACCGACGGCACGCTGTTGTCGCTGAGTTACTTCAACGGTCTGCTCGATCACGACCCGAACACCCTGCAGGCCGAATTCGCCGCCGGCACGCCGATGTCACGCATGGGGCAACCGCTGAAAGACATCGGCCAGGCTCTGCAGAACATGGCCGATATTGATTACCAGACCCTCGCCGGCGCCATCGCCACTTCGACCCACGGCACCGGCAAAACTTTTCAGTCTTACTCGGCGCACGTCTGCGCGATGCAATTGGTCACCGCCAGCGGCGAAGTGCTGGACTGCGACAGCCAGCGCCACCGCGATGTGTTCAATGCGTCTCGCGTGTCTCTTGGCGCCCTCGGTGTGGCAACGAAAATCCGCCTGCAAAACCGCCCGGCCTATCGCCTGCGCGAGCACCAATGGATCGCCAGGACCGAAGAGCTGCTGGAGGACCTCGACAAGAACACCCGGGAAAACCAGCATTGGGAAATGCTCGTGGTCACCCATTCCGACTACGCCTTGTCCATCGCCCTCAACGAAACCAGCGATCCGGCCACGCCGCCGATTCCACCCGATGAGGAGGGCGGCAACGAGTTTGTCACCCTGATCGAGAAGATCGACAAATATGGCAGCGATTTCCCAGATCTGCGCCGCACGCTGCTCAACAGCCTGCGCCATCTGGCCAGTTTCGAAGATCGCGTGGGCGACTCGTTTGACATCTATGCCAACGTGCGCACGGTGCGCTTCAACGAAATGGAATATTCCGTACCGGCGGAGCAGGGCCCGGCGTGCCTGCGCGAAATCCTCAAGCTGATTCAGGACAAGGACCTGCGCACCTGGTTTCCCATCGAGTACCGCTACGTCAAGGCAGACGACATACCGCTGAGCATGTTCGAGGGGCGCGACAGTTGTTCGATCTCGGTGCACCAGCACTATCAGATGGATCACCACAACTTGTTCGCCGCCATCGAGCCGATCTTCTGGAAGTACAACGGCCGTCCGCACTGGGGCAAGTTGCACACGCTCAATGCGCGCACCTTGCAACCGCTGTACCCGCGCTGGCGCGAGTTTGTCGAGGTGCGCCAGGCACTGGACCCTAGCGGCAAGTTTCTCAATGCGCATCTTTCGTCGATTCTGGGGGTGAGCTGA
- a CDS encoding c-type cytochrome, protein MRAIRLTLLLALAMTLFGCGEEPKPPATAHDAIPKEPTLAQIYTNSCQLCHANPAANAPLTGDRKAWEPRIRQGADTLLDHAINGYNGMPPMGQCVECSEEQFLQLIGFMADQPLPQ, encoded by the coding sequence ATGCGGGCAATCCGTCTCACTTTACTGCTGGCGTTAGCCATGACGCTGTTTGGCTGCGGCGAAGAGCCCAAACCCCCGGCCACCGCCCATGACGCGATACCCAAAGAGCCGACCCTTGCGCAGATCTACACCAACAGCTGCCAGCTCTGCCACGCCAATCCGGCCGCCAACGCACCGCTCACCGGCGATCGCAAAGCCTGGGAGCCGCGCATCCGGCAGGGCGCCGACACGCTGCTCGATCACGCTATCAATGGCTATAACGGCATGCCGCCGATGGGCCAGTGCGTCGAGTGCTCGGAAGAACAATTCCTGCAACTGATCGGCTTCATGGCCGATCAACCTCTCCCACAATAA
- a CDS encoding NADP-dependent glyceraldehyde-3-phosphate dehydrogenase produces the protein MTTANILGNLFPSVSDIPEKYRLDGQVEQREYLVDGQLRRWDGPLAQVRSPVYLHGENGEEQVILGSTPLLDADTALTALDAAVRAYDRGQGLWPTMRVAERIQHVEAFLGRMRQQRDAVVKLLMWEIGKNLKDSEKEFDRTCDYIVDTINALKELDRRSSRFELEQDTLGQIRRVPLGVALCMGPYNYPLNETFTTLIPALIMGNTVVFKPAKLGVLLIRPLLEAFRDSFPTGVINVIYGSGRETVSALMASGKIDIFAFIGTNKAASDLKKLHPKPHRLRAALGLDAKNPGIVLPEVDLDNAVSEAVTGSLSFNGQRCTALKILFVHEDVVDSFIEKFNARLATLKPGMPWDSGVSLTPLPESGKVDYLHGLVADARSKGAEVVNPNGGESRESFFYPAVLYPVTPQMRVYNEEQFGPVVPIVPYRHLDTVIDYVLESDFGQQLSIFGTNPVAVGRLVDTFANQVGRINLNAQCQRGPDTYPFNGRKNSAEGTLSVHDALRVFSIRTLVATKFQDSNKDLISEIIRGRDSSFLTTDYIF, from the coding sequence ATGACCACAGCAAACATCCTTGGCAACCTGTTCCCTTCTGTCAGCGACATCCCGGAAAAATACCGCCTCGACGGTCAGGTCGAGCAACGCGAATACCTCGTCGATGGCCAGTTGCGCCGCTGGGACGGCCCGCTCGCCCAAGTGCGCAGCCCGGTCTATCTGCACGGCGAGAACGGCGAGGAACAAGTGATTCTCGGCAGCACCCCGTTGCTCGACGCCGACACTGCGCTGACCGCACTCGATGCCGCTGTCCGCGCCTACGACCGTGGCCAGGGCCTGTGGCCGACCATGCGCGTCGCCGAACGTATCCAGCATGTCGAAGCCTTCCTCGGCCGCATGCGCCAACAGCGCGATGCCGTAGTGAAACTGCTGATGTGGGAAATCGGCAAGAACCTCAAGGACTCGGAAAAGGAATTCGACCGCACCTGCGACTACATCGTCGATACCATCAATGCGCTTAAAGAACTCGACCGCCGCTCCAGCCGTTTCGAGCTGGAACAGGACACACTCGGCCAGATCCGCCGCGTGCCGCTCGGCGTCGCGCTGTGCATGGGCCCTTACAACTACCCGCTGAACGAAACCTTCACCACGCTGATTCCGGCGCTGATCATGGGCAACACTGTGGTGTTCAAGCCGGCCAAGCTCGGCGTGTTGCTGATCCGTCCGTTGCTCGAAGCCTTCCGAGACAGCTTCCCCACCGGCGTGATCAATGTGATCTACGGCAGCGGCCGCGAAACCGTCAGCGCGCTGATGGCCAGCGGCAAGATCGACATCTTCGCCTTCATCGGCACCAACAAGGCCGCCAGTGACCTGAAGAAACTGCACCCGAAACCGCACCGCTTGCGCGCGGCATTGGGGCTGGATGCGAAGAACCCGGGCATCGTGCTGCCGGAAGTCGATCTGGACAACGCCGTCAGCGAAGCGGTCACCGGCTCGCTGTCGTTCAACGGCCAGCGTTGCACCGCGCTGAAAATCCTCTTCGTTCACGAAGATGTGGTCGACAGCTTTATCGAGAAATTCAACGCCAGACTGGCCACGCTGAAACCGGGCATGCCCTGGGACAGCGGTGTGTCGCTGACACCGCTGCCGGAGTCGGGCAAGGTCGATTACCTGCATGGCCTGGTAGCGGATGCGCGCAGCAAGGGTGCCGAGGTGGTCAACCCGAATGGCGGCGAGTCGCGCGAGTCGTTCTTCTACCCGGCAGTGCTGTATCCGGTGACGCCGCAGATGCGCGTGTACAACGAGGAGCAGTTCGGCCCGGTGGTGCCGATTGTGCCGTACCGTCACCTAGACACCGTGATCGACTACGTGCTGGAGTCGGATTTCGGCCAGCAGTTGAGTATCTTCGGCACCAACCCGGTGGCCGTCGGCCGACTGGTCGACACCTTCGCCAACCAGGTCGGGCGGATCAACCTCAACGCCCAGTGCCAGCGCGGCCCGGACACCTACCCGTTCAACGGCCGCAAGAACTCCGCCGAAGGTACGCTGTCGGTACACGATGCGCTGCGGGTGTTTTCGATCCGCACGCTGGTGGCGACCAAGTTCCAGGACAGCAACAAGGACCTGATCAGCGAGATCATTCGCGGTCGCGATTCAAGCTTCCTGACCACCGATTACATTTTCTGA
- a CDS encoding FUSC family protein, whose product MLRRILRPLLDPYRRYRHARVIHAVRVALGLLATILLTTGINLPHGEWASVTMLVVIGGLQHHGNIGKKAAERATGTLIGAGVGLLLVAQQAWLGMPWLTYFAMAVVCGFFSYHAIGKGGYTALLSAITVFIVAGHGDNPITDGLWRGVDILIGIALALAFSFALPLYAVYSWRYNLADALRDCATVYGRIISGHPVSADEHLRLMARLGAVMVQLRSLMPSVSKEVKISMTELDAIQRNLRMCISTLEILGNTRPDANDPQAMAHLQSALKAEHRQIRVQLIGMARALKTGAAQRLDRPLELAEVKLDVPVYSALDGYRLLTRQLAANITEMRQRLAKTAPRWNI is encoded by the coding sequence CTGTTGCGCCGAATCCTGCGTCCGCTGCTGGACCCGTACCGGCGCTATCGGCACGCCCGAGTGATCCACGCGGTGCGGGTGGCGTTGGGGTTGCTGGCGACCATCCTGCTGACCACCGGCATTAACCTGCCCCACGGCGAGTGGGCGTCGGTGACCATGCTGGTGGTGATTGGCGGTTTGCAGCATCACGGCAACATTGGCAAAAAAGCCGCTGAACGCGCCACCGGCACCTTGATCGGCGCCGGCGTCGGTTTGCTGCTGGTCGCGCAGCAGGCGTGGCTCGGTATGCCGTGGCTGACCTATTTCGCCATGGCGGTGGTCTGCGGATTCTTTTCCTATCACGCCATCGGCAAGGGCGGCTACACCGCCCTGCTCTCGGCGATCACCGTGTTCATCGTCGCCGGGCATGGCGACAATCCGATCACGGACGGTTTGTGGCGCGGCGTCGATATCCTGATCGGCATCGCGCTGGCACTGGCGTTCTCGTTTGCCTTGCCGCTGTACGCTGTGTATTCGTGGCGCTACAACCTGGCCGATGCCTTACGCGATTGCGCCACGGTGTACGGACGGATCATCAGCGGCCATCCGGTCAGCGCCGATGAACATCTGAGACTGATGGCGCGCCTCGGCGCGGTGATGGTGCAACTGCGCTCGCTGATGCCGTCGGTGTCCAAGGAAGTAAAGATCTCGATGACCGAACTCGATGCGATCCAGCGCAATCTGCGCATGTGCATCAGCACCCTGGAAATCCTCGGCAATACCCGTCCGGACGCCAACGATCCGCAAGCCATGGCTCATCTGCAATCGGCGCTAAAGGCTGAACACCGGCAGATTCGCGTGCAGTTGATCGGCATGGCTCGCGCCCTGAAAACCGGCGCGGCACAACGCCTCGATCGACCTCTGGAACTGGCGGAGGTGAAGCTGGATGTGCCGGTTTACAGCGCGCTGGATGGCTATCGGCTGTTGACCCGGCAACTGGCTGCGAACATCACCGAGATGCGCCAGCGCCTGGCGAAAACCGCACCGCGCTGGAACATCTGA
- a CDS encoding DMT family transporter, which translates to MDKTIRRGSFEMTAAMLISGTIGWFVLVSGQPVLDVVFWRCVFGAGTLLLICAAFGFLRPGMLTRTTFLLAVLSGVAIVGNWVLLFASYSRASIAIGTAVYNVQPFMLVGLAALFLGEKITLQKLFWLAVSFMGMLAIVSAHGTQAESGGDYLTGIALALGAAFLYAIAALIIKRLTGTPPHLIALIQVCTGVLLLAPFAHFSALPQAATAWASLVTLGIVHTGLMYVLLYGAIQKLPTALTGALSFIYPIAAIFVDWFAFGHRLEILQWVGVAAILLAAAGMQQGWGLKIRRLAAQ; encoded by the coding sequence ATGGACAAGACAATCCGCCGCGGCTCATTTGAAATGACTGCAGCCATGCTGATATCCGGGACGATCGGCTGGTTTGTGCTGGTGTCCGGGCAACCGGTGCTGGATGTGGTGTTCTGGCGCTGCGTGTTCGGCGCTGGCACCTTGCTGCTGATTTGCGCGGCATTCGGTTTTCTGCGCCCGGGCATGCTGACCCGCACGACGTTCCTGCTGGCCGTGCTCAGCGGCGTAGCGATTGTCGGCAACTGGGTGCTGTTGTTTGCTTCGTACTCCCGGGCGTCGATTGCCATCGGCACCGCGGTGTACAACGTGCAGCCGTTCATGCTGGTCGGGTTGGCGGCGCTGTTTCTCGGCGAGAAAATCACCCTGCAGAAGCTGTTCTGGCTGGCGGTCTCGTTCATGGGAATGTTGGCCATCGTCAGTGCCCACGGCACCCAGGCCGAGAGTGGCGGCGACTATCTGACAGGCATTGCGCTGGCATTGGGCGCAGCGTTTCTCTACGCGATTGCCGCGCTGATCATCAAACGCCTGACCGGCACACCGCCGCACCTGATCGCGCTGATTCAGGTCTGCACCGGCGTGCTGTTGCTCGCACCGTTCGCGCATTTCAGCGCACTGCCGCAAGCAGCGACTGCGTGGGCGAGTCTGGTGACGCTGGGCATTGTGCATACCGGTTTGATGTATGTGCTGCTGTACGGCGCGATCCAGAAACTGCCGACGGCATTGACCGGTGCGCTGTCATTTATCTATCCGATTGCAGCGATTTTCGTCGACTGGTTCGCCTTCGGCCATCGCCTGGAGATCCTGCAATGGGTCGGCGTGGCGGCGATCCTGCTGGCGGCTGCCGGCATGCAGCAGGGCTGGGGGTTGAAAATTCGCCGGCTCGCCGCGCAGTAA
- a CDS encoding Lrp/AsnC family transcriptional regulator, whose translation MTDDIDQILIGALMEDSRRSLKALAQLSGLSSPSVAERLRRLEERGVLKGYTVEIDPKCFGYQLQAIVRVRPLPGQLQEVERQILSIPEFTECDKVTGEDCFIARLHVRSMEQLDTLLDRLNTLAETNTAIVKKTPVKRRLPPMA comes from the coding sequence ATGACTGACGACATCGACCAGATCCTGATCGGCGCCTTGATGGAAGATTCGCGGCGCTCACTCAAGGCGCTCGCGCAACTCAGCGGCCTGTCTTCGCCGAGCGTGGCCGAGCGCTTGCGTCGCCTGGAAGAGCGCGGCGTGCTCAAGGGCTACACCGTGGAGATTGACCCCAAATGCTTCGGCTACCAGTTGCAGGCGATCGTCCGCGTGCGCCCGCTGCCGGGACAGTTGCAGGAAGTCGAGCGGCAGATTCTGTCGATTCCAGAGTTTACCGAGTGCGACAAGGTCACCGGCGAGGACTGTTTCATTGCCCGCTTGCATGTGCGTTCGATGGAACAACTGGACACCCTGCTCGACCGCCTCAATACCTTGGCCGAAACCAATACCGCGATTGTCAAAAAGACCCCCGTCAAGCGCCGGCTGCCGCCGATGGCTTGA
- a CDS encoding YceK/YidQ family lipoprotein, which translates to MKCYAVMLMALVLNGCGTVQTVVSSDKHTADSLKREKSYCGAVPRIYSGVTYDFCLMNAEVREGVDTFQHNNANFGILIDAAASGVLDTFLLPYTVYKQHADGSIVIN; encoded by the coding sequence ATGAAATGTTATGCAGTGATGCTGATGGCGTTGGTGCTCAATGGTTGCGGTACGGTGCAAACCGTAGTGAGCAGCGACAAGCACACCGCCGACAGCCTCAAGAGAGAGAAAAGCTACTGCGGCGCCGTGCCACGGATCTACAGCGGTGTGACCTACGACTTCTGCCTGATGAACGCCGAAGTGCGCGAAGGTGTCGACACGTTCCAGCACAACAACGCGAACTTCGGCATCCTCATCGATGCAGCGGCGTCCGGGGTGCTCGATACGTTCTTACTGCCTTATACCGTCTACAAACAGCACGCCGATGGCAGCATTGTCATCAACTAG
- a CDS encoding Bax inhibitor-1/YccA family protein: MREQDYAVNNSVQAEQLEVSRVLRNTYGLLALTLAFSGVMAFVAQQMRVGYPNIFVVLIGFYGLFFLTNKLRDSAWGLVSAFALTGFMGFLLGPILNRYLGMQGGAEVVSSAFAMTALVFGGLSAYVLITRKDMSFLGGFITAGFFVLLGATLASMFFQISGLQLAISAGFVLFSSVCILFQTSAIIHGGERNYIMATISLYVSIYNLFVSLLQIFGIMSRDD, from the coding sequence ATGCGCGAACAGGATTACGCAGTTAATAACAGCGTGCAGGCTGAGCAGCTAGAGGTTAGCCGCGTCCTGCGCAACACTTACGGTCTACTGGCCCTGACCCTGGCTTTCAGCGGTGTGATGGCGTTCGTGGCACAGCAGATGCGTGTGGGCTACCCGAACATCTTCGTGGTGCTGATCGGCTTCTACGGGCTGTTCTTCCTTACCAACAAACTCCGTGACTCCGCGTGGGGCCTGGTGTCCGCGTTTGCGTTGACCGGATTCATGGGTTTCCTGCTCGGCCCGATCCTCAACCGTTACCTGGGCATGCAGGGCGGCGCTGAAGTGGTCAGTTCGGCGTTCGCGATGACCGCGCTGGTGTTTGGCGGTCTGTCGGCCTACGTGCTGATCACCCGTAAGGACATGAGCTTCCTCGGTGGTTTCATCACCGCCGGTTTCTTCGTCCTGCTGGGGGCAACGCTGGCGAGCATGTTCTTCCAGATCAGCGGCCTGCAACTGGCGATCAGCGCCGGCTTCGTGCTGTTCTCGTCGGTGTGCATCCTGTTCCAGACCAGCGCCATCATCCACGGCGGTGAGCGCAACTACATCATGGCGACCATCAGCCTGTATGTATCTATCTACAACCTGTTCGTCAGCTTGTTGCAGATATTCGGCATCATGAGCCGCGACGACTGA